A stretch of DNA from Campylobacter iguaniorum:
AAATTTCAAATTCTTTGAAAAAATCGCCGAACTCTTCAATAAGACAATCAAATAAACCCTCCTCTTTTAAGGCATTGATTGTTTTTCTATCTTTTCTTTGTCCTGCGATAGTTCCATAGAAGCCTGCCTTACTTAGCTTGTGTTTTTTAAGAAAAAAATTAGTTTTCGCCCCTCTTTTATCAAGCTGTTTAATGATTATATGTTTCATAATTTGCTATAATATTCCTTGTTTGGTGTTTGATAAAAATCTTTATCAGATTTTAGCATAATATATTCTAAAATAAAATTAAATGACTACTTAAATGGAACAAAAAAATGGAAGATAAAGAAGAATGTAGAGAAATGGGAGAGCGAATAAAGCAACTCCGTAAACAACTTGGTATTAGTCAAGACGAATTTGCAACTAAATTAGGCTTAAAGCAAAGAACACTGTCTTATATTGAGAGTGGTGATAGGGGTATCTTATGTAGTGTTGTTAAAAAAATGCACAAAGAGTTCGGGGTGAACCCTGAGTGGATTATATTTGGCAAAGGAGAAATGCTTTAGCGTAATAAACAATTCATTACGCTGGGATCTTTCCCCCAAACTCCTTTTTTATTACTCTTAGCGTGTTTTAGTAACTTCTCATATCTCTCTTTAGTATCATTTTCTTTTATATATTCCATAAATGGAACGGCATAGCCCTCACCTACCATAATCTCATTAAAAAGTCCAAAAGGTGTCTCCACAATACAAATAGATCTACCATATTGGTCTTGTCCGTTCTCATAAATCTTGTATTTATCTCCAATCTTCATAAATGACTTTGCAAAAGATGTAGCCTCTTTTCCAAACTGCACCATACGACCAGATGTTATACCTGCACACTTAGAGGCATCCTTGGAAGCTTTTTTATTTTCTTTACTCTCTGGAGTGTCAATATAAGCAATCCTGCATTTTATTTCATTTCCTCCAGATTTAAAATAAAGAGTATCTCCATCAACTACACTTTTAAGAACTCCTATCTCTGCACTATAACTAAAAACTGCTGCCATTGATAAACCTGCAATAAACTTCAACATATCTGAAACTCCTATGTGATATAATTTTTCAAAAAATAAAAAGGTTTAAAATAATGCCATTTCTAATACTTCTTTTTGCATTATTCATTTTTGCCTTGTCAAAAGGTATGTATATAGAGTCAATACCAGTAGGCGTATTGTTACTCATTTCTCTAGTTATCGAAACAAATATCGAAAAAGCTCGAAATTTACTTGATCAATATTTTTAAAAAACGAAGCAATTTAATACCCCCAAAGGCCTTAGAACACATTATTCTAAGGTTATTCAAAAGCAAAAAAATCAACTTTTATTTAGCATATTATATTCTAAAATATCTTATATATAAAATAACTCTTCCTTTATATTCTAAAAAAACGAAACAGTTTAATACCCTAAACGAAGCAATTTAATAGAGGAGCGAAGCAATTTAATACTGCAAACGAAGCAATTTAATACTGCAAACGAAGCAATTTAATACCTTTTTGTAGATATATATAGTTCTATATATAGAATATATTTAGAACTTCTTTAGTTTTTCGAGGCTAAGAGAGCCGTTCTTTAGACGGCTCCTTATCCTCTTTGGTTATTGAGGGAAGAAAAGAAACTGATTTATGCCCTTTGTAATAAAAAATTCTTTTTGAGACATCATAATTTATAAAAAATTGCCCTAAAATATCTTGACTCTCTTTAAGCTCTTTTTTTGCAAGTTGAACTGTTCTTGTACTTTCCATTGGAAATCCTATTGTGTGTAAAACATCATCAACATTCAAATTTAAAGAGTTATGAGTAAAGAAAAATCGAATAATTGACCTTAGAAGTGGGCTACCTACTTTAAGCAACTCTGGAACATTGTTTTTATAGTCAATGCTTAATCCATTTTCATAAAATTTTACATAAGCGTCATCGAGAATAATTCCGAACATATCTTGCTCAAAATCAAAAGCTTTATTGGCGATAATATTAAAATCAAATTCATTTCCCTTATTATCCCTATAAAGAATTACAGCATCTCTTATTTCGCTAAGTTTTTCTCTAAACCACTTGAGATTTTTCCCTAAATCACCATAATGTCGCATAATTTCAGATTGTGAAAAGTAAATAACAATTTTTCCATTTTCTAATCTTCTTGTTTCTTTTGCATAAGAAAATATTAGATCAAGTAAATCTTTATGAATTTGAGTTAAGAGCCTATTTCTAATTTCAACCTCACCCCATTTAGTCTTTACTTTTCTTACATTTTTATTAGCAATAAACTCTTTGTATGTACCTGAGTTTTTAGCAATCATAATTACTGGTGCAAAAATAGGTACTCTTAATTCATCAATCGTACTGGTTGATTTTTCTATTTTTTCTAATGTATCAAATAATGATGGTTGATAATTCTTTTGTTTTTTCATTTTGTTCATTTTCTTCTTTTTCCTCTAGTTCTTTTGTTATTCTTATTAGAGCTTGGAAATACAGTTCTTACAAACTCTTTTTCATTTAAAATATTAGATACACCATAGTTATCTTTTCCTATTTTAAATTTTCTATCAGTTTCATTTTTTTCAATCACTTCAATTTCATATACTAATCT
This window harbors:
- a CDS encoding helix-turn-helix domain-containing protein, which encodes MEDKEECREMGERIKQLRKQLGISQDEFATKLGLKQRTLSYIESGDRGILCSVVKKMHKEFGVNPEWIIFGKGEML
- a CDS encoding thermonuclease family protein: MLKFIAGLSMAAVFSYSAEIGVLKSVVDGDTLYFKSGGNEIKCRIAYIDTPESKENKKASKDASKCAGITSGRMVQFGKEATSFAKSFMKIGDKYKIYENGQDQYGRSICIVETPFGLFNEIMVGEGYAVPFMEYIKENDTKERYEKLLKHAKSNKKGVWGKDPSVMNCLLR